A genomic stretch from Salvelinus namaycush isolate Seneca chromosome 25, SaNama_1.0, whole genome shotgun sequence includes:
- the LOC120020252 gene encoding NPC intracellular cholesterol transporter 1-like, whose translation MGLLSERSYFFLFYIFIILTEGHYKWVQAQHCVWYGECGGSDKVPGKKYNCNYTGPPIPLPAEGHELLTELCPGYDYGNQSLCCDVQQLLTLQGSLQFPLQFLSRCPACFFNLMNLFCELTCSPRQSLFVNGTQFTNDTAANKTNVVEVQYYIGQTFANAMYNACQDVQAPSINVKALSLLCGKDASDCNATNWIEYMFNINNGQSPFPIIPIFSDVPVSGMIPMNNKTYGCTEGLEDGSGPCSCQDCSQACGPQPVPPPLLPPWTILGIDAMVVIMWISYVAFLLIFIGAVIGAWCYRKRTIESEYGPILDSNNPSCLNNDNIDQVDASCGETLGERFESSLRSLFTRWGSFCVRQPLVVILGSLAVVAACSGGLVYMKITTDPVELWSSPSSQARQEKDYFDSHFGPFFRAEQLIITTTLQSESIYSPYPAGADVPFGAPLDKDVLHQVLDLQTDIENIVASYGDQKVTLKDICLAPLAPFNDNCTILSVLNYFQNSHEQLDRSIGDEFFVYADYHTHFLYCVSAPASLNDTNKLHDPCLGTYGGPVFPWLVLGGYDATNYNNATALVITFPVNNYHNDSVNLGKALAWEKEFIGFLKNYSNPNLTISFNSERSIEDEINRESESDLSTVVVSYAIMFVYISLALGHIHSFRRVLVDSKISLGIAGIVIVLSSVACSLGIFSYAGIPLTLIVIEVIPFLVLAVGVDNIFIIVQTYQRDERMPQEELHQQIGRILGDVAPSMLLSSFSETVAFFLGALSTMPAVRTFSLFAGLAVFIDFLLQISCFVSLLGLDAKRQEGNRLDIVCCVKLPVGQEERTDGFLFHFFKKVYAPFILKEWVRPIVVAVFVGMLSFSIAVTNKVEIGLDQKLSMPDDSYVLDYFKNLSEYLHTGPPVYFVVEDGHDYLSLEGQNSVCGGVGCSNNSLVQQVYTASLISNYTTIGFNPSSWLDDYFDWVKPQSSCCRYYNSSGAFCNASVVDTSCVHCRPMTPSGKLRPIEQDFMKFLPMFLSDNPNIKCGKGGHAAYSSAVVLKGNDTSVGATYFMTYHTILKDSPDFIDAMKMARVLADNITSAMGHKVFPYSVFYVFYEQYLTIVYDTVFQLGVSLAAIFAVTTVLLGFELWSGVLVSITIAMILVNMFGVMWLWNISLNAVSLVNLVMSCGISVEFCSHIVRAFSISVKSTRVERAEEALAHMGSSVFSGITLTKFGGILILALSKSQIFQIFYFRMYLAMVLLGATHGLIFLPVLLSYAGPSVNKAKVFAANKRYAGTEREHRLNF comes from the exons ATGGGGCTCTTATCAGAAAGAAGCTATTTCTTTTTGTTTTACATCTTCATAATTTTGACAGAGGGACATTATAAATGG GTTCAAGCCCAGCACTGTGTGTGGTACGGTGAGTGTGGGGGGTCCGACAAGGTCCCGGGGAAGAAGTACAACTGCAACTATACAGGACCACCTATCCCACTCCCAGCAGAGGGCCATGAGCTGCTCACA gaGCTGTGTCCAGGCTATGACTATGGGAACCAGAGTCTGTGCTGCGATGTCCAGCAGCTCCTGACTCTTCAAGGGAGCCTTCAGTTTCCCCTACAATTCCTCTCTCG ATGCCCAGCCTGTTTCTTCAACCTGATGAACCTGTTCTGTGAGCTAACCTGCAGCCCCCGCCAGAGTCTGTTCGTGAACGGCACCCAGTTCACTAATGACACAGCTGCCAACAAGACCAATGTGGTGGAAGTCCAGTACTACATTGGACAGACATTTGCCAATG CCATGTACAATGCTTGTCAGGATGTCCAGGCCCCCTCCATTAACGTGAAGGCATTGTCACTGCTCTGTGGTAAGGACGCCAGTGACTGCAACGCCACCAACTGGATTGAGTACATGTTCAACATCAACAATGGACAGAGTCCCTTCCCCATCATCCCTATATTCTCAG aCGTGCCAGTGTCAGGTATGATCCCCATGAACAACAAGACATACGGCTGTACGGAGGGTCTGGAGGATGGCTCTGGGCCATGCTCCTGCCAGGACTGTAGCCAGGCCTGTGGCCCCCAGCCTGTCCCTCCGCCCCTGCTTCCGCCATGGACCATTCTGGGCATCGACGCCATGGTGGTCATCATGTGGATCTCTTATGTGGCCTTCCTCCTCATCTTCATCGGAGCTGTGATCGGAGCATGGTGCTACAG AAAAAGGACAATCGAGTCGGAGTATGGTCCCATTTTGGACAGCAATAACCCTTCCTGTCTGAACAATGACAACATTGACCAAG TGGACGCATCGTGTGGTGAGACGCTGGGCGAGCGCTTCGAGAGCTCCCTGCGTTCCCTCTTCACCCGCTGGGGCTCGTTTTGCGTACGGCAGCCCCTCGTGGTCATCCTGGGCAGCCTGGCCGTAGTGGCCGCCTGCTCAGGGGGCCTGGTCTACATGAAGATCACCACGGACCCCGTGgagctgtggtcctctcccagcaGCCAGGCCAGGCAGGAGAAGGACTACTTCGACAGCCACTTCGGACCCTTCTTCAGGGCAGAGCAGCTCATCATCACCACCACGTTGCAGTCAGAATCCATCTACTCCCCGTACCCCGCGGGGGCTGACGTGCCCTTCGGAGCCCCCCTGGACAAGGATGTCCTCCACCAG GTGTTGGATCTCCAGACGGACATAGAAAACATAGTGGCTTCATACGGGGACCAGAAAGTGACCTTAAAGGATATCTGCTTGGCCCCGCTGGCCCCCTTCAACGACAACTGCACCATTCTCAGTGTTCTCAACTACTTCCAGAACAGCCACGAACAGCTGGACCGTAGCATAGGAGATGAGTTCTTTGTCTACGCAGACTACCACACACACTTCCTCTACTGCGTCAG tgCCCCAGCATCCCTCAACGACACCAACAAGCTCCATGATCCCTGCCTGGGTACCTACGGAGGCCCTGTCTTCCCCTGGCTGGTCCTGGGAGGCTATGATG CCACCAACTACAACAACGCCACAGCTCTAGTGATCACGTTCCCTGTCAACAACTACCATAACGACAGTGTCAATCTGGGAAAAGCTCTGGCCTGGGAGAAGGA ATTCATCGGTTTCCTGAAGAACTACAGCAACCCCAACCTGACCATCTCCTTCAACTCTGAGAGAAGCATCGAGGACGAGATCAACCGCGAGAGCGAAAGTGACCTCAGCACCGTCGTGGTCAGCTACGCCATCATGTTCGTCTACATCTCCCTGGCGTTAGGGCATATCCACAGCTTCAGGAGGGTGCTG GTGGACTCTAAGATCTCCCTGGGAATAGCAGGCATCGTGATAGTGCTGAGCTCAGTGGCCTGTTCTCTGGGCATCTTCAGCTATGCTGGCATCCCTCTCACCCTCATCGTCATCGAGGTCATCCCCTTCCTGGTGCTGGCTGTCGGCGTCGACAACATCTTCATCATTGTCCAAACGTACCAG AGGGATGAGCGGATGCCTCAGGAGGAGCTGCACCAGCAGATAGGCCGTATCCTAGGAGACGTGGCTCCCAGcatgctcctctcctccttttctgaGACAGTGGCTTTCTTCCTGG GGGCCCTGTCCACAATGCCAGCTGTGCGGACCTTCTCCCTGTTTGCTGGGCTGGCTGTGTTCATTGACTTCTTGCTACAGATCAGCTGCTTTGTCAGCCTGCTGGGCCTGGATGCCAAGAGGCAGGAG GGGAATCGTCTGGACATTGTGTGCTGTGTGAAGCTGCCAGTTggccaggaggagaggacagatggCTTCCTCTTCCACTTCTTCAAGAAGGTCTACGCCCCCTTCATCCTCAAAGAGTGGGTCAGACCCATTGTG GTGGCTGTGTTTGTGGGGATGTTGTCCTTCAGTATCGCTGTCACCAATAAGGTAGAGATTGGACTGGACCAGAAGCTCTCCATGCCTGAT GACTCGTACGTGCTGGACTACTTTAAGAACCTGAGTGAGTACCTCCACACGGGTCCTCCGGTCTACTTCGTGGTGGAGGACGGCCATGACTACCTGAGTCTGGAGGGCCAGAACTCTGTGTGTGGAGGGGTGGGCTGCAGCAACAACTCTCTGGTCCAACAGGTCTACACAGCATCTCTCATCAGCAACTA CACCACTATAGGATTCAACCCGTCGTCGTGGCTGGATGACTACTTTGACTGGGTGAAGCCTCAGTCCTCCTGCTGTAGATATTACAACTCCTCTGGGGCCTTCTGCAATGcctcag TGGTGGACACGTCGTGTGTGCACTGCCGCCCTATGACCCCCAGTGGGAAGCTGAGGCCCATAGAGCAGGACTTCATGAAGTTCCTCCCCATGTTTCTGTCAGACAACCCCAACATCAAGTGTGGGAAAGG TGGTCACGCGGCCTACAGTTCAGCTGTGGTCCTAAAGGGGAACGACACATCTGTGGGGGCCACCTACTTCATGACCTACCACACCATCCTCAAGGACTCCCCTGACTTCATAGACGCCATGAAGATGGCACGCGTCCTGGCTGACAACATCACAAGCGCCATGGGCCACAAAGTCTTCCCCTACAG TGTGTTCTACGTGTTCTACGAGCAGTACCTGACCATTGTCTACGACACGGTCTTCCAGCTGGGCGTGTCGCTGGCGGCCATCTTTGCGGTGACCACGGTGCTGCTGGGCTTTGAGCTGTGGTCAGGAGTGCTGGTCAGCATCACCATCGCCATGATCCTGGTCAACATGTTCGGGGTCATGTGGCTCTGGAACATCAGCCTCAACGCTGTGTCCCTCGTCAACCTCGTCATG AGCTGTGGTATCTCTGTGGAGTTCTGCAGTCACATAGTGAGGGCTTTCTCCATCAGTGTGAAGAGTACCAGGGTGGAAAGGGCTGAAGAGGCTCTGGCCCACATGGGCAGCTCA GTGTTCAGTGGCATCACTCTGACTAAGTTTGGAGGCATCCTGATCCTGGCTCTGTCCAAGTCCCAGATCTTCCAGATCTTCTATTTCCGCATGTACCTGGCCATGGTGCTGCTGGGGGCCACGCACGGACTCATCTTCCTCCCTGTGCTGCTCAGCTACGCAG